The nucleotide sequence GGTGGATGGGGCAGCGCGCCGGTCGGCGGCGCCTACCGGACCACCGGCACGACGCCCTTCTCGGCGACCGGCGACGCCGGCAGCATGACACTGCCGCGTCCCGGCTCGTCGCTCACGGCGACCCTGCCGTCGGTCACCGCCGGTGACGTCACGACGTCGGCGACGATCGACGTCCCGCGCATCCCCTCCGGGGGTAACGGCATCTTCGCCGGTGTGCAGACCCGCGTCGCCGCCGGCTCGTACTATCAGGCCAACATCCGGGTGAACGCCACAGGCGCCCTCACCCTCACGATCCTCCGCATCAACGGCTCCACGGCCGACCAGACGACGGTCGGCAAGGAGATCCGGGTCGCGACCGGCCTCAAGGCCGGGGCATCGGTGCACCTCGAGTTCCAGGCGACCGGGTCGAACCCCGTCCACCTGCAGGCTCGCGCCTGGCCTGAGGGCCAGGCGAAGCCGGACTGGCAGTCCGTCGCCGACGACTCCAGCGCGAAGCGACTGACCTCCGCGGGCAGCCTCGCCGCCTGGTCGTACGTCTCCGGCTCGACCGCCGCTCAGCCTGTCGCGTTCGACACGCTCGCGGCGTCGACGCTGAAGCCGGTGGAGGAGACCCCGACGCCGACTCCGACGCCGACCACCACTCCGACGCAGACGCCGACCCCGACGCAGACGCCGACACCCCAGCCGAGCGAGCCGACCGCACCGGTCGACCCCGCGCCGCCGGTCACCCCGCCGACGCCGCCGCAGCCCGCTCCGACCGGCGACCCGTCGATCGACACGTCCGGCACCCGCTTCCCGACGGGCGCGGCCGCCATCGGCAGCACCGCGTACGCGGTTCCCGCCGGCGCCCTGCTCGTGGCCCCGAACGGCTCCGACACCGGAGCGGGGACGGCATCCAGCCCGTTCCGCACTGTGCAGCACGCCATCGACGTCGCCGGGAACGGCGCGACGATCGTCCTGCGAGCCGGCAGCTACCACGAGTCGCTGACCGTGCCCGCGACGAAGAAGCTGACCATCCAGTCGTACCCGAAGGAGGCCGCCTACCTCGACGGCAGCTCCGTCGTGAAGGGCTGGACGCAGAGCGGCACCACCTGGGTCGCCGGAGGCTGGAACCACGTCTTCGACTCCAGCCCCACCTACACGCGCGGCGCCGGCGACGGCTCCACGCCGGGCTGGCAGTGGCTGAACCCGTCGTACCCGATGGCCGCGCACCCCGACCAGGTCTGGATCGGCAATGCCGCCCAGCAGCAGGTCGCGAGCCGGTCGCAGGTCCGCCCGGGCACCTTCTACTACGACACCGCGGGCAAGACGCTCGTGCTCGGAACCAACCCGGGCAGCCAGGAGGTGCGCGCGAGCGACCTGCAGAAGGCGATCAGCGTCCAGTCCGCCGGCTTCGTCCTGAAGGGCGTCGGGGTGCGCCGCTACGCGCCTTCGGTCCCCGACATGGGTGCGGTCACCGCGTGGAAGGGCGGAGCGCTCTTCGAGAACGTCTCCTTCACCGACAACGCCACCACCGGTGTCTCGCTGGGCGGCGACGGCAACACCCTGCGCTCCGTCACGGCGGCCCGGAACGGCCTCCTCGGTGTCCACGCGAACTACTCCGACCACCTGACGCTCGACGGCGTGCTGGCCGCGGACAACAACGCCGAGCACTTCAACACCTCGCCGGTCTCGGGAGGCGTGAAGATCACGCGATCGCGGATCATCGACATCCGTGACAGCGCGTTCCTGCGCAACCAGGCGGCCGGGCTGTGGCTCGACGAGTCGGTCTACGGCATGACGATCGCGCACAACGACGCCATCGGCAACGCGGGCAACGGCATCTCGCTGGAGATCTCGTCGACCGCGACCCTGGTGGACAACGTCGCGTCGCGGAACACCTCGGCCGGCATCAAGCTGAACAACATCAGCTCGGCCAAGGTGTGGAACAACACGCTCAGCGACAACGCGCGCAACCTCGACATCACGCAGGACTCGCGTCGGGGCAACAACGCGTCGGACGCCGGTCACGACCCGCGCCAGGCGTTCCCGGACCCGACCATGACCTGGATCACCGGGCCGGTCACCATCCGGAACAACGTCATCTCCGGCGGGACGGGCAACTGCCTGCTGTGCGTCGAGGACTACTCGCACCAGCTGTCCGCCGAGCGGATGCAGATCAGCAGCGATTACAACCTGTATCGCAGGGCCTCGGCTTCGTCCCCGTCGTGGGCGGTGATCTGGTCCCGCGGCGCCGGTGACCCGGCCGTGTACTCCACGTTCTCGGCATTCACGTCGGCGACCGGGCAGGAGGCGCACAGCACGATCGCGGAGAACGCACCGTCGCTCGCGCCCTCGCAGCTGATCGCGTCGGTGGTCGGCGCGGCCACGGCCCTCCCCGGCGACATCGCGTCGCTGATCGGGAAGCCGGCCGGCACCGTCCACGTCGGCGCCTGGTAACAGCGGGGCGCCCGCAGCGCGGGTTCCTCTAGAGCACGTCCTCTCGGCCGTCGTCGGGCACTTCCGCCCGACGGCGGCCGAGGT is from Leifsonia sp. 466MF and encodes:
- a CDS encoding right-handed parallel beta-helix repeat-containing protein, which codes for MVRKARHRLTNTQKSPAPRIFTRNIVVTAVATVATAGIAVFGLPAITASAAPSNYVVGSQLVSDDFSRVTAGGWGSAPVGGAYRTTGTTPFSATGDAGSMTLPRPGSSLTATLPSVTAGDVTTSATIDVPRIPSGGNGIFAGVQTRVAAGSYYQANIRVNATGALTLTILRINGSTADQTTVGKEIRVATGLKAGASVHLEFQATGSNPVHLQARAWPEGQAKPDWQSVADDSSAKRLTSAGSLAAWSYVSGSTAAQPVAFDTLAASTLKPVEETPTPTPTPTTTPTQTPTPTQTPTPQPSEPTAPVDPAPPVTPPTPPQPAPTGDPSIDTSGTRFPTGAAAIGSTAYAVPAGALLVAPNGSDTGAGTASSPFRTVQHAIDVAGNGATIVLRAGSYHESLTVPATKKLTIQSYPKEAAYLDGSSVVKGWTQSGTTWVAGGWNHVFDSSPTYTRGAGDGSTPGWQWLNPSYPMAAHPDQVWIGNAAQQQVASRSQVRPGTFYYDTAGKTLVLGTNPGSQEVRASDLQKAISVQSAGFVLKGVGVRRYAPSVPDMGAVTAWKGGALFENVSFTDNATTGVSLGGDGNTLRSVTAARNGLLGVHANYSDHLTLDGVLAADNNAEHFNTSPVSGGVKITRSRIIDIRDSAFLRNQAAGLWLDESVYGMTIAHNDAIGNAGNGISLEISSTATLVDNVASRNTSAGIKLNNISSAKVWNNTLSDNARNLDITQDSRRGNNASDAGHDPRQAFPDPTMTWITGPVTIRNNVISGGTGNCLLCVEDYSHQLSAERMQISSDYNLYRRASASSPSWAVIWSRGAGDPAVYSTFSAFTSATGQEAHSTIAENAPSLAPSQLIASVVGAATALPGDIASLIGKPAGTVHVGAW